The genomic DNA ACCATCGACCGCGACAAAGATCCGATCCCCAAGAGCTGCTATCGATTCAGGATTGCTCAGACCTGTTGCTATATCACGGATGCTTCCGTTCCTGATTGATGTTACTCTGTCTGAGCGTGAGACCAGCAGTTCGCCGTTGCTGATTGCCATCCCTCTGACACGCCCATCGATCTCAAACCGATCCAGAACCGTCCCATCCGGTGACACCCTCAGGATCTCCGTTGTATCGCTGCCGGCCCTGTAGATCGCCGCGTAGAGATCATCGCCGGTGCTGATCAGCGCATCCGGCCTCTCCCCACTCCAGACCAGTGTGTCTGCTGCATGTGAGAGTGAGGTCACAAAAATGAGCAGCATGACCAGAGCCAGCACTCTCATAACACCACCTCAGTATGTCTGGAGCTCCCCGTGGAAGATCATCTGCTGCACCCTGGGAATGTCCTCGAGCCACCTGTCAGTTATCTCCCGCGCCCTGGCATGTGCCGAACTCAGCCTCACCCCCTCCTTCAGGACGAGCTGCACCGAGGCGATGTGCGGCTGGCTTATTGGCTTGCCGATCTGAGAGAGTATCTTCACATAAACCTCCTCCACACCATCCACCTCCTCAGCAATCTCCTTTGCTATGAGGTTCGAGAGGAGGTTGTAGATCTTGCCAACGTGGTTGATCGGGTTCTTTCCTGATGTCGCCTCTAGGCTCATCGGCCTGTTGGGTGTTATCAGACCGTTTGCACGGTTGCCCCTTCCCACAGCACCGTCATCCCCCATCTCCGCAGAGGTGCCCGTAACAGTGATGTACACGGATCCGGTGGCTATGTTATCGCCCACGTTCATCTGCACATCGACCCTGCGCCTTGTCATCGACTGCGCCTTGGCGGAGATCTCCTCCACGATCTCCTTCTTCGTCTCCACATAGTGATCCAGATCATCGATGTATCTGTCGACCATTGCGCATGCAATTGTAAGATAGATTGTATCGTCTTCCCTGAGACCCATGACCTTTATATCCTCTCCTATCGCTGGTATCCTGCTCCTGAGCGATAGAAGCTCCTGCTCCGTGCTGTACACGATCCTCTCAGTCTCGGATAAAGGAGCATATCCAACGCCGTATGATGTATCATTCGCGCTCGGC from Methanothrix thermoacetophila PT includes the following:
- a CDS encoding methionine adenosyltransferase; translated protein: MTRNIRVEELTQRPVEKQKIEVVERKGLGHPDSVADGIAEEISRALCKEYIERFGRVLHHNTDKIQIVAGRSRPAFGGGEVIQPQYILLTGRATRVCGDVEVPVDAIALRTARNHLKRALRNLDLDTHVIIDCKIGTGSADLCDIFDRDASTVPSANDTSYGVGYAPLSETERIVYSTEQELLSLRSRIPAIGEDIKVMGLREDDTIYLTIACAMVDRYIDDLDHYVETKKEIVEEISAKAQSMTRRRVDVQMNVGDNIATGSVYITVTGTSAEMGDDGAVGRGNRANGLITPNRPMSLEATSGKNPINHVGKIYNLLSNLIAKEIAEEVDGVEEVYVKILSQIGKPISQPHIASVQLVLKEGVRLSSAHARAREITDRWLEDIPRVQQMIFHGELQTY